The following coding sequences lie in one Rutidosis leptorrhynchoides isolate AG116_Rl617_1_P2 chromosome 4, CSIRO_AGI_Rlap_v1, whole genome shotgun sequence genomic window:
- the LOC139843342 gene encoding glycosyltransferase BC10-like has product MISSPSPWIPTLLLLSLSLPILFFFASHILPPPPPPISLPDELDDLALFRRAATVDSIPTHKPKLRIGSTNTKPKIAFLFLTNTNLQFAPLWEKFFSVNQSSLNLFNIYVHADPTVKPKVEIPGGVFTQDRFIASKQTRRGTATLISAARRLIATAILDDPSNYFFTLISQHCIPLHSFQYVYSTLFELNSHQVAELRNLKYKSFIEIIDQDPNLWDRYNSRGENVMVPEVKFDEFRVGSQFFTLTRKHAIMVVNERRLWKKFRLTCLNPQSCYPEEHYFPTLLSMVDLKGCTGYTLTHVNWTDCVNGHPHTYYPNEVSPELIYNLRRSDFKQDYMFARKFSPDCLDPLMDMADEVILRD; this is encoded by the coding sequence ATGATTTCATCACCATCTCCATGGATTCCTACACTACTTCTTCTTTCACTTTCTCTCCCAATTCTTTTCTTTTTCGCTTCACATATCCTGCCACCACCGCCGCCACCAATTTCCCTCCCGGACGAACTTGACGATCTCGCCCTTTTCCGGCGTGCCGCCACCGTCGATTCCATCCCGACCCATAAACCCAAATTAAGAATCGGATCCACCAACACAAAACCCAAGATTGCTTTTTTGTTCTTAACCAACACCAACCTTCAATTTGCACCTTTATGGGAGAAGTTTTTTAGTGTGAATCaatcaagtttgaatctttttaatatTTATGTTCATGCTGACCCAACTGTTAAACCTAAAGTTGAAATCCCTGGTGGGGTTTTCACACAAGATCGATTTATCGCCAGTAAACAAACTCGCCGTGGCACCGCCACCCTCATCTCCGCTGCACGCCGCCTGATCGCCACCGCAATTCTTGATGACCCTAGTAATTATTTCTTTACTTTGATCTCTCAACATTGTATACCTTTACATTCATTTCAATATGTTTATAGTACCCTTTTCGAGTTAAATTCGCATCAAGTGGCTGAATTGAGAAACTTGAAATATAAAAGCTTTATTGAAATAATTGATCAGGATCCGAATCTTTGGGATAGGTATAATTCTAGGGGTGAAAATGTGATGGTTCCTGAGGTTAAATTTGATGAATTTCGAGTGGGTTCGCAATTTTTCACGCTTACTAGGAAGCATGCTATAATGGTTGTTAATGAAAGAAGGTTATGGAAGAAATTTAGGTTGACTTGTCTAAATCCGCAGTCGTGTTACCCTGAAGAACATTACTTTCCTACATTGTTGTCAATGGTGGATTTAAAAGGGTGTACTGGTTATACATTGACTCATGTTAATTGGACTGATTGTGTTAACGGACACCCACATACCTATTACCCGAATGAGGTGTCACCCGAACTGATTTACAACCTCAGGCGATCGGATTTTAAGCAGGATTATATGTTTGCGAGGAAGTTTTCGCCTGATTGTTTGGATCCTTTGATGGATATGGCCGATGAAGTGATTTTGCGGGACTGA
- the LOC139844625 gene encoding transcription termination factor MTERF8, chloroplastic-like yields MVTLFNRYLHTVSSSPSKSAILTYLTESLGFPKPRALLFFNKYSSTETNPQSVITFLKSFGFTNSDIQTWVTQSPPILFSNIDRTLKPNLQYFQGLGLNGLELSKFISKNPSYLSDKFQERLKPCIDIVKRSMLYDDNNDKDENLIRLLRRCNWILVKDPVTRVASNIKYLEQCGIVGAQLTTIISRQPRLLIMGEFELKELVAKVVDKGFSTDSRMFVHALYTISCLSAETFEKKVELFQSFGFSEDELLAMFRRAPGLIRASESKLRVGIDFFLNEVKFKKEAIVCRPTCLMLSLDERVIPRYNVLNLMMSKKILKKRPKFSNVIWLPENEFLDKYIFKNGDHEDELLLAYKGGGLIVAKE; encoded by the coding sequence ATGGTGACTTTATTCAATCGTTATCTTCATACAGTTTCATCATCACCATCAAAATCCGCCATCTTAACTTACCTAACAGAATCTTTAGGGTTTCCCAAACCACGAGCTTTATTATTCTTTAACAAATATTCATCAACAGAAACCAACCCACAATCCGTTATCACATTCTTGAAATCATTCGGATTCACTAACTCTGATATCCAAACATGGGTAACTCAATCACCACCAATCCTATTTTCAAACATTGATCGTACCCTTAAACCAAATCTTCAGTATTTTCAAGGTTTAGGTCTAAATGGGTTGGAATTAAGTAAGTTCATTTCCAAAAACCCATCTTATTTGTCTGATAAATTTCAAGAAAGATTGAAACCCTGTATTGATATTGTAAAAAGATCGATGCTTTATGATGATAACAATGATAAAGATGAGAACTTGATTAGGCTTTTGAGAAGGTGTAACTGGATTTTGGTGAAGGACCCGGTTACTCGGGTTGCATCAAATATTAAGTACTTAGAACAATGTGGTATTGTCGGGGCGCAACTTACTACAATTATATCTAGACAACCGAGGTTGTTAATTATGGGTGAGTTTGAGCTTAAGGAGCTTGTAGCGAAAGTTGTTGATAAGGGTTTTTCAACTGATTCAAGAATGTTTGTTCATGCTCTTTACACTATTAGTTGTTTGAGTGCCGAAACGTTTGAGAAAAAGGTCGAGTTGTTCCAGTCGTTTGGGTTTAGTGAAGATGAGCTTTTGGCTATGTTTAGGAGGGCTCCGGGGTTGATTAGGGCGTCAGAATCAAAGTTAAGAGTTGGGATTGATTTCTTTCTTAATGAGGTTAAGTTTAAAAAGGAGGCTATAGTTTGTCGTCCTACGTGTTTGATGCTTAGTTTGGATGAAAGAGTGATTCCTCGTTATAACGTTTTGAATCTTATGATGTCAAAAAAGATTTTGAAGAAAAGGCCAAAATTTTCTAATGTAATCTGGTTGCCGGAAAATGAGTTTTTGGATAAGTACATTTTTAAGAACGGAGATCATGAGGATGAGTTGTTATTGGCTTACAAGGGTGGAGGACTGATAGTGGCAAAAGAATGA